In Jatrophihabitans sp., a single window of DNA contains:
- a CDS encoding alpha/beta hydrolase produces MITATPRLSVETGRRRSEAVVLVLHGGRELSTDPVRAHQVAVLRMVPFARRIARRGAGRVAVARLRYASRGWNAATGSPAPVNDAEWALRQLTERFAGLPISVVGHSMGGRTALRIGGHPQVRGVVALAPWLPAHEPVSQLAGRRVLLMHGSADRMTSPAGTEVYAGRIEAAGAAVSLVTVYGEGHAMLRRAQVWHELSAQFALSTVLEDFQPSGWQGSPQLVRQVVQGAVRLSC; encoded by the coding sequence ATGATCACCGCCACCCCGCGCCTGTCGGTGGAGACCGGCCGGCGTCGCAGCGAGGCTGTGGTGCTGGTGCTGCACGGCGGGCGGGAGTTGAGCACCGACCCGGTGCGGGCTCACCAGGTGGCGGTGCTGCGGATGGTCCCGTTCGCCCGCCGGATCGCCCGCCGCGGCGCCGGGCGGGTGGCGGTCGCCCGGCTGCGCTACGCCAGCCGTGGCTGGAACGCCGCCACGGGCAGCCCGGCGCCGGTCAACGACGCCGAATGGGCGCTGCGGCAGCTGACCGAGCGCTTTGCCGGCCTGCCGATCAGCGTGGTGGGGCACTCGATGGGCGGCCGGACCGCCCTGCGGATCGGCGGTCACCCACAGGTGCGGGGGGTGGTCGCCTTGGCGCCCTGGCTGCCGGCCCACGAGCCGGTCAGCCAACTCGCCGGCCGCCGGGTGCTGCTGATGCACGGCAGCGCCGACCGGATGACCTCACCCGCCGGCACGGAGGTCTACGCCGGCCGGATCGAGGCCGCCGGCGCCGCGGTGAGCCTGGTGACGGTGTACGGAGAGGGGCACGCGATGCTGCGCCGGGCCCAGGTGTGGCACGAGCTGAGCGCGCAGTTCGCGCTGAGCACCGTCCTGGAGGATTTCCAGCCGTCCGGCTGGCAGGGCAGCCCTCAGCTTGTCCGTCAGGTGGTGCAAGGCGCCGTCCGGCTCAGCTGCTGA
- a CDS encoding YchJ family metal-binding protein: protein MTTCPCGSGEPYESCCGRYHLGEAQPPTAVTLMRARYTAFARGEEEFLASTWHPSTLPRGPLVDPSLSWVGLHVTAQTGGGLLDATATVRFTARYLRAGVPGRLTETSRFTRLRGRWTYLGPT from the coding sequence GTGACCACCTGCCCGTGCGGTTCCGGCGAGCCTTACGAGTCCTGCTGTGGCAGGTATCACCTAGGTGAGGCGCAGCCGCCGACCGCGGTCACCCTGATGCGCGCCAGGTACACCGCCTTCGCCCGAGGCGAGGAGGAGTTCCTCGCCTCGACCTGGCATCCCTCCACCCTGCCCCGCGGCCCGCTCGTCGATCCCTCGCTCAGCTGGGTGGGCCTGCACGTCACGGCTCAGACCGGCGGCGGGCTGCTCGACGCCACCGCCACGGTGCGCTTCACCGCGCGCTACCTCCGGGCAGGCGTGCCGGGCAGGTTGACCGAGACCAGCCGGTTCACGCGTCTGCGCGGGCGCTGGACCTATCTCGGCCCCACCTGA
- a CDS encoding proline dehydrogenase family protein, producing the protein MALLRQPLLAAARSPRLRSVAEKSRLTRPVVNRFVAGATEADALRATAELAAAGLSTTLDFLGEDTTSAEQAEHTVQAYESVLAGLAEAGHAARAEVSVKLSAIGQALPGDGERIALEGARRICQAAANVGTTVTIDMEDHTTTDSTLDIVVKLRQDFPWVGAVLQAYLRRTEADCRELATAGSRIRLCKGAYAEPESVAFQGEEVEDSYRRCLGVLFGGKGYPMVASHDPAMIAAARSLIVQNKRTPDSYEFQMLYGIRPEEQRVLAAAGHRVRVYVPYGDEWYGYFMRRLAERPANLTFFLRSLTSKK; encoded by the coding sequence ATGGCGCTGCTTCGCCAGCCGTTGCTGGCCGCCGCCCGCTCGCCGCGGCTGCGGTCGGTGGCCGAGAAGTCCAGGCTGACCCGCCCGGTGGTGAACCGGTTCGTGGCCGGCGCCACCGAGGCCGACGCGCTGCGGGCGACCGCCGAGCTGGCGGCGGCAGGGCTGTCGACCACCCTGGACTTCCTCGGCGAGGACACCACCTCCGCCGAGCAGGCCGAGCACACCGTCCAGGCGTACGAGTCGGTGCTGGCCGGCCTGGCGGAGGCCGGCCACGCCGCCCGCGCCGAGGTGTCGGTGAAGCTGTCGGCCATCGGCCAGGCGCTGCCTGGGGACGGTGAGCGGATCGCGCTGGAAGGCGCCCGCAGGATCTGCCAGGCGGCGGCGAACGTGGGCACCACGGTGACCATCGACATGGAGGACCACACCACCACCGACTCGACGCTGGACATCGTCGTCAAGCTGCGGCAGGACTTTCCGTGGGTCGGGGCTGTGTTGCAGGCCTACCTGCGCCGGACCGAGGCCGACTGCCGCGAGCTGGCCACGGCCGGCTCGCGGATCAGGCTGTGCAAGGGCGCCTACGCCGAGCCCGAGTCGGTGGCCTTTCAGGGCGAGGAGGTCGAGGACTCCTACCGCCGGTGCCTGGGCGTGCTGTTCGGCGGCAAGGGTTATCCGATGGTGGCCAGCCACGACCCGGCGATGATCGCCGCCGCCCGCTCGCTGATCGTCCAGAACAAGCGGACGCCAGACAGCTACGAGTTCCAGATGCTGTACGGGATCCGGCCCGAGGAGCAACGCGTGCTCGCCGCGGCCGGTCACCGGGTGCGCGTCTACGTTCCCTACGGCGACGAGTGGTACGGCTACTTCATGCGACGGCTGGCCGAGCGGCCGGCGAACCTGACGTTCTTCCTGCGGTCCTTGACCTCCAAGAAGTAG
- a CDS encoding DNA polymerase Y family protein — MTAPPRMAAVWCPDWPVTVARAGAGLSEAEPVAVLTANRVIACSQAAREHGVKRGLRRREAQARCPELVILPRNLAAEARAFEPVLTAIESVALGVELGRPGLAMIGVRGPTRYFGGEAGVLHALARAIAEHTENVLIGVADGAFAAEQAARRGVLIPPGGSARFLAELPISTLEEPGLVDLLTRLGIRTLGAFAALPAADAQARFGPAGAWAHRQAAGLDSRPIAGRLPPTEFEVSIDLEPPLDRVDTIAFSARGAIERFVSELSEHGLACTCFELVAQTDRGEETVRRWRHAGVLTAVDVTDRVRWQLEGWLNRAAGELNAPSGPVSLLRLTPVETVPTGANQHALWGGDGAADERVHRALARVQTLLGHGSVLTPVLGGGRGPAQRTRLVPWGDDREQASSGPWPGRLPSPAPSVIIDPPQPVRVLDEAGRTVLVTDRGAVPAAPALYVGTAECADPADRTAPGAPITAWAGPWPVDERWWDPESARQLARMQLVDVSGRAYLVCFDLAAQQWLLEALYD; from the coding sequence ATGACCGCCCCACCCCGGATGGCCGCGGTCTGGTGCCCGGACTGGCCGGTCACCGTCGCCCGGGCCGGGGCCGGCCTGTCCGAGGCCGAACCGGTCGCGGTGCTCACCGCCAACCGGGTCATCGCCTGCTCCCAGGCCGCGCGCGAGCACGGCGTCAAGCGCGGCCTGCGCCGGCGGGAGGCCCAGGCGCGCTGCCCCGAACTGGTGATCCTGCCGCGCAACCTGGCCGCGGAGGCCCGTGCCTTTGAGCCCGTGCTGACCGCGATCGAGTCGGTGGCGCTCGGGGTGGAGCTCGGACGCCCGGGGCTGGCCATGATCGGGGTCCGCGGCCCCACCCGGTACTTCGGCGGTGAGGCGGGCGTCCTGCACGCCCTGGCGCGCGCCATCGCCGAGCACACCGAGAACGTGCTGATCGGAGTCGCGGACGGGGCCTTCGCCGCCGAGCAGGCCGCCCGCCGCGGCGTTCTCATCCCACCGGGCGGCTCAGCCCGGTTCCTGGCCGAGCTGCCGATCAGCACCCTGGAGGAGCCGGGCCTGGTCGACCTGCTGACCCGGCTGGGCATCCGCACCCTGGGCGCCTTCGCCGCGCTGCCCGCCGCCGACGCCCAGGCCCGGTTCGGCCCGGCGGGAGCGTGGGCGCACCGGCAGGCAGCCGGTCTGGACAGCCGGCCGATCGCCGGCCGGCTGCCGCCCACGGAGTTCGAGGTCAGCATCGACCTCGAACCGCCGCTGGACCGGGTCGACACCATCGCCTTCAGCGCCCGCGGCGCGATCGAGCGGTTCGTCTCGGAGCTGTCCGAGCACGGCCTGGCCTGCACCTGCTTCGAGCTGGTGGCCCAGACCGACCGGGGCGAGGAGACGGTGCGTCGCTGGCGCCATGCCGGGGTGCTCACCGCCGTCGACGTGACCGACCGGGTCCGCTGGCAGCTGGAGGGCTGGCTGAACCGGGCCGCCGGCGAGCTCAACGCGCCGTCCGGGCCGGTGAGCCTGCTGCGGCTGACCCCGGTCGAGACGGTTCCCACCGGCGCCAACCAGCATGCCCTCTGGGGTGGTGACGGGGCGGCGGACGAGCGCGTCCACCGGGCGCTGGCCAGGGTGCAGACCCTGCTGGGCCACGGCTCGGTGCTGACCCCGGTGCTCGGCGGTGGCCGTGGGCCGGCGCAGCGCACTCGGCTGGTGCCGTGGGGTGATGATCGCGAGCAGGCCTCGTCCGGGCCGTGGCCGGGCCGGCTGCCGTCTCCGGCGCCGTCGGTGATCATCGACCCTCCGCAGCCGGTCCGGGTGCTCGACGAGGCCGGCCGGACGGTGCTGGTCACCGACCGCGGGGCCGTCCCGGCCGCGCCGGCTCTCTACGTCGGGACCGCCGAGTGCGCCGATCCCGCAGACCGCACAGCGCCGGGCGCGCCGATCACCGCCTGGGCCGGGCCGTGGCCGGTGGACGAGCGCTGGTGGGACCCCGAGTCGGCCCGGCAGCTGGCCCGGATGCAACTGGTCGACGTCAGCGGGCGCGCCTACCTGGTGTGCTTTGACCTCGCCGCCCAGCAGTGGCTGCTGGAGGCGCTCTATGACTAG
- the purE gene encoding 5-(carboxyamino)imidazole ribonucleotide mutase — protein sequence MTSQPQQPDQPQQPDQPDQSAAGRPAEVGVIMGSDSDFAVMAAAGEALTEFGVPFEVRVVSAHRTPEAMLDYARSAAGRGLRVIIAGAGGAAHLPGMVASLTPLPVIGVPVPLKYLDGLDSLLSIVQMPAGVPVATVSIGGARNAGLLAVRMLGASDERLRVRIEAFQAELAETAVNKDRALAEQVRTLGW from the coding sequence ATGACTAGCCAGCCTCAGCAGCCTGACCAGCCTCAGCAGCCTGACCAGCCTGACCAGTCAGCGGCCGGCCGGCCGGCCGAGGTCGGGGTGATCATGGGCAGCGACTCGGACTTCGCGGTGATGGCGGCGGCCGGTGAGGCGCTCACCGAGTTCGGGGTGCCGTTCGAGGTCCGGGTGGTGTCGGCGCACCGGACGCCTGAGGCGATGCTCGACTACGCCCGGTCAGCGGCCGGCCGCGGCCTGCGGGTCATCATCGCCGGGGCCGGCGGCGCCGCGCACCTGCCCGGCATGGTGGCCTCGCTGACGCCGTTGCCGGTGATCGGGGTGCCGGTGCCGCTGAAGTACCTGGACGGCCTGGACTCGCTGCTGTCGATCGTCCAGATGCCGGCCGGGGTGCCGGTGGCCACTGTGTCGATCGGAGGCGCTCGCAACGCCGGCCTGCTGGCCGTCCGGATGCTGGGGGCTTCCGACGAGCGGTTACGGGTCCGGATCGAGGCTTTTCAAGCGGAGCTGGCCGAGACCGCCGTCAATAAGGACCGAGCACTGGCCGAGCAGGTACGTACGCTCGGTTGGTGA
- a CDS encoding GtrA family protein produces MPSSLIDHVRGSWRILVKEIAAFGMVGAVGFIIDLLLFNLLFDHGQITAKSVSTIVATGVTYVGNRNLSFSHRARSKLGREAGFFFLINLIALLVALVIIAIFSYPLHFKHHVLVMNVVNLFTIGLGTIFRFWAYKRFVFLHPDRVAAGLPDRDPDDPRDRVDPDEDPETVLRAG; encoded by the coding sequence ATGCCTTCCTCACTTATCGACCACGTCCGCGGATCGTGGCGCATCCTGGTCAAAGAGATCGCGGCTTTCGGCATGGTCGGCGCGGTGGGTTTCATCATCGATCTGCTCTTGTTCAACCTGCTCTTCGACCACGGCCAGATCACCGCCAAGTCGGTCTCGACCATCGTCGCCACCGGGGTGACCTACGTCGGCAACCGCAACCTCTCGTTCTCCCACCGGGCCCGCAGCAAGCTCGGCCGCGAAGCCGGGTTCTTCTTCCTGATCAACCTGATCGCCTTGCTGGTGGCGCTGGTCATCATCGCGATCTTCTCCTACCCGCTGCACTTCAAGCATCACGTGCTGGTGATGAACGTGGTCAACCTGTTCACCATCGGCCTCGGCACGATCTTCCGGTTCTGGGCCTACAAGCGCTTCGTGTTCCTGCACCCGGACCGGGTGGCGGCCGGCCTGCCGGACCGGGACCCCGATGACCCCCGTGACCGCGTCGACCCTGATGAGGACCCCGAGACGGTGCTGCGCGCAGGCTGA
- the pruA gene encoding L-glutamate gamma-semialdehyde dehydrogenase, with translation MDAVTQIPEPRNEPVLQYRPGSAERAALTSKLAELAAEPIEISCVIAGEHRMGSGRPGQVVQPHKHAHVLGVYNHAGEQDALDAIAAAKAVAPAWQALSYDDRAAIFLRAADLLAGPWRATLNAATMLGQSKTAVQAEIDAACELIDFWRFNVAFGAQLQHEQPISSTGVWNRLDHRPLEGFVYAITPFNFTAIGGNLPTAPALMGNVVIWKPSETQLFAAHFTMRLLEAAGLPAGVINLLTGDGLAVSEVALPHPDLAGIHFTGSTPTFQHLWKEVANNLAGYRSYPRLVGETGGKDFVLAHPSADLDVLRTALIRGAFEYQGQKCSAASRAYLPASVWSRLKDELATQVDALPMGDVTDFANFMGAVIDRRSFDRLAGVLDRAKNDPKLEIIAGGTADDSEGFFIRPTLLVSEDPTHEVFSTEYFGPILSIYVYDDSADADAAFEAILDVVDSSAPYALTGAVISTDRQAIAKAQQRLRFAAGNFYVNDKPTGAVVGQQPFGGARASGTNDKAGSILNLQRWVSPRAIKETFLAPTSVEYPAQAPEPAGE, from the coding sequence ATGGATGCCGTCACTCAGATTCCCGAACCACGCAACGAGCCGGTGCTGCAGTACCGGCCCGGCTCCGCCGAGCGCGCCGCCCTGACCAGCAAGCTCGCTGAGCTGGCAGCCGAACCCATCGAGATCAGCTGCGTGATCGCAGGCGAGCACCGGATGGGCAGCGGCCGTCCGGGCCAGGTCGTCCAGCCGCACAAGCACGCCCACGTGCTCGGCGTCTACAACCACGCCGGCGAGCAGGACGCGCTGGACGCGATCGCCGCGGCCAAGGCGGTTGCTCCGGCCTGGCAGGCGCTGTCCTATGACGACCGGGCCGCGATCTTCCTGCGGGCCGCGGATCTGCTGGCCGGCCCGTGGCGAGCCACCCTGAACGCCGCCACCATGCTCGGGCAGTCCAAGACCGCGGTCCAGGCCGAGATCGACGCCGCCTGCGAGCTGATCGACTTCTGGCGGTTCAACGTGGCCTTCGGCGCCCAGTTGCAGCACGAGCAGCCGATCTCCTCGACCGGGGTCTGGAATCGGCTGGACCACCGGCCGCTGGAAGGATTCGTCTACGCGATCACGCCGTTCAACTTCACCGCGATCGGCGGCAACCTGCCGACGGCGCCGGCCCTGATGGGCAACGTGGTGATCTGGAAGCCCTCGGAGACCCAGCTGTTCGCGGCGCATTTCACCATGCGGCTGCTCGAGGCGGCCGGCCTGCCCGCCGGGGTCATCAACCTGCTCACCGGTGACGGGCTGGCGGTGTCAGAGGTGGCGCTGCCCCATCCCGACCTGGCCGGAATCCACTTCACCGGCTCTACGCCTACCTTCCAGCACCTGTGGAAAGAGGTCGCGAACAACCTCGCCGGCTACCGGTCCTACCCGCGGCTGGTCGGCGAGACCGGCGGCAAGGACTTCGTGCTGGCGCACCCGAGCGCTGACCTGGACGTCCTGCGCACCGCTCTGATCAGGGGCGCGTTCGAGTACCAGGGGCAGAAATGCTCGGCGGCCTCGCGGGCCTACCTGCCGGCCTCGGTGTGGTCGCGGCTCAAGGACGAGCTGGCCACCCAGGTCGACGCGCTGCCCATGGGCGATGTCACCGACTTCGCCAACTTCATGGGCGCGGTGATCGACCGGCGGTCCTTCGACCGGCTGGCCGGCGTGCTGGACCGCGCCAAGAACGACCCGAAGCTGGAGATCATCGCCGGCGGAACGGCTGACGACAGCGAGGGCTTCTTCATCCGGCCGACGTTGCTGGTGTCAGAGGACCCCACCCACGAGGTGTTCTCGACCGAGTACTTCGGGCCGATCCTGTCGATCTACGTCTATGACGACAGCGCCGACGCCGACGCCGCGTTCGAGGCGATCCTGGACGTGGTCGACTCCAGCGCCCCGTACGCCCTGACCGGCGCGGTGATCTCCACCGACCGGCAGGCGATCGCCAAGGCCCAGCAACGGCTGCGCTTCGCTGCCGGCAACTTCTACGTCAACGACAAGCCCACCGGCGCCGTCGTCGGCCAGCAGCCTTTCGGCGGGGCGCGGGCCTCGGGCACCAACGACAAGGCCGGCTCCATCCTGAACCTGCAGCGCTGGGTCTCACCCCGCGCCATCAAGGAGACGTTCCTCGCGCCCACCTCCGTCGAGTACCCGGCCCAGGCGCCGGAACCGGCGGGGGAGTAG
- a CDS encoding 5-(carboxyamino)imidazole ribonucleotide synthase gives MDSRTGLPVVGMVGAGQLARMTHQAAIALGQSLRLLADSADDGAAMVAGDVQVGDYRSLADLRRFAAGCDVLTFDHEHVPGEHLEALAAEGVLVLPSAPALRFAQNKAEMRRKMAELGVAGPAWRDLSTEADPRQALVDFTDRVGWPVVVKAISGGYDGKGVWILDSIADAEPLLAAGTALLAEAKVDLDFEIAAVVARSPFGQGAAWTPVETVQQDGICTEVIAPAPRLSDEQAETAQQLALRIAAELDVVGVLAVEMFIERGGALLVNELAMRPHNSGHWTIEGSRTSQFEQHLRAVLDYPLGATAQTAPVVVMANVLGGPDDTEPALDERVHHLMAKWPDVKIHLYGKGFRPGRKVGHVTALGDDLRLVRERARAAADYLSLGERAKVDAHD, from the coding sequence GTGGATAGCCGAACCGGACTGCCGGTCGTGGGCATGGTGGGCGCGGGTCAGCTGGCCAGGATGACCCACCAGGCCGCCATCGCCCTGGGGCAGTCGCTGCGGCTGCTGGCCGACTCCGCCGACGACGGCGCGGCCATGGTGGCCGGTGACGTGCAGGTCGGGGACTACCGGTCGCTGGCGGACCTGCGCCGCTTCGCCGCCGGCTGCGACGTGCTGACCTTTGACCACGAGCACGTGCCGGGCGAGCACCTAGAGGCGTTGGCCGCCGAAGGGGTGCTGGTGCTGCCCTCGGCGCCGGCGTTGAGATTCGCCCAGAACAAGGCTGAGATGCGCCGCAAGATGGCGGAGCTGGGAGTGGCCGGGCCGGCCTGGCGGGACCTGTCGACCGAGGCCGATCCACGGCAGGCGCTGGTGGACTTCACCGACCGGGTCGGCTGGCCGGTGGTGGTCAAGGCGATCTCGGGCGGATATGACGGCAAGGGCGTCTGGATCCTGGACTCGATAGCCGACGCCGAGCCGCTGCTGGCGGCGGGCACCGCGCTGCTGGCGGAGGCCAAGGTGGACCTGGACTTCGAGATCGCGGCGGTGGTGGCCCGCTCGCCGTTCGGCCAGGGCGCGGCCTGGACTCCTGTGGAGACGGTCCAGCAGGACGGGATCTGCACCGAGGTGATCGCCCCCGCGCCCCGGCTGAGCGACGAGCAGGCCGAGACGGCCCAGCAGCTGGCGCTGCGGATCGCCGCTGAGCTCGACGTCGTCGGGGTGCTGGCGGTGGAGATGTTCATCGAGCGCGGCGGCGCGCTGCTGGTCAACGAGCTGGCGATGCGGCCGCACAACTCAGGGCACTGGACGATCGAGGGCTCGCGTACCTCGCAGTTCGAGCAGCACCTGCGCGCGGTGCTCGACTACCCGCTGGGGGCGACTGCCCAGACCGCGCCGGTGGTCGTGATGGCCAACGTGCTCGGCGGCCCGGACGACACCGAGCCGGCGCTGGACGAGCGGGTGCACCACCTGATGGCCAAGTGGCCCGACGTCAAGATCCACCTGTATGGAAAAGGGTTTCGTCCTGGCCGCAAGGTCGGCCACGTCACTGCGCTGGGCGATGACCTGCGGCTGGTCCGCGAGCGGGCCCGGGCGGCGGCGGACTACCTGTCCCTGGGGGAGCGAGCGAAGGTGGATGCCCATGACTAG